In Zobellia roscoffensis, the following are encoded in one genomic region:
- a CDS encoding (2Fe-2S)-binding protein, which yields MPTYQLTVNGKAHTVEASEDTPLLWVLRDHLDMVGTKFGCGIAQCGACTVHVEGNATRSCSLPVASAVGMSITTIEGLSEDGSHPVQQAWKEVDVPQCGYCQAGQMMTASAFLAQNPNPSEDEIKNAMNGNICRCAAYNRIRKAVSVAADKMA from the coding sequence GGAAAAGCTCATACGGTAGAAGCTAGTGAAGACACCCCATTATTATGGGTTTTACGAGATCATTTAGATATGGTCGGTACAAAATTTGGTTGTGGTATAGCACAATGTGGGGCCTGTACGGTTCATGTTGAGGGCAATGCTACAAGAAGTTGTTCCTTACCGGTAGCATCTGCTGTAGGAATGTCCATTACAACAATAGAAGGATTGTCCGAAGATGGCTCTCATCCGGTACAACAGGCGTGGAAAGAAGTAGATGTTCCACAGTGTGGGTATTGCCAAGCGGGCCAAATGATGACCGCATCTGCGTTTCTGGCTCAAAATCCAAATCCTTCAGAAGATGAGATTAAGAATGCAATGAACGGTAACATCTGTAGATGTGCCGCATACAACCGTATTAGAAAAGCGGTAAGCGTAGCTGCTGATAAAATGGCCTAA